ACATCCGCCTGCGATGTTATGAGATCAGCCTTACTCTTTGCCACTAATTGTATTAACTATTTTTAGGGCAAACTGTCAATGCACCCTACTCGTGTGCGCGTCCTACGTCTTCAGCTTATTTTCTTTAGTCATATCTATTTATAGctgaagtgtttttttcttttttaaaaaagaggtgtCTTCATTATTCTGCCAGCGATAAAGCTGGGGCTTGTAATGAAGTCATAAACACACCAGGAGGCAAAGACAACATGCAACTGCCTTGGGGGTGTTATTGCTGAATGTTGGATGCTTTTCAAATTCTGAATAAAAATCTCACGTTAACATTTTGAACCACAAAGTCCCAGAACTGGTAGGGACCGAGGTCTCCTGAGTGCGGGTTGAGACCAGAGGCTTGGTGTGGGTGGCTGTGTGGCTCTGGGGCCAGCATCTtagccatctgtaaaatggaggcacTAACACACCTTTAGAGCACTTTGTGGACGAACTGAGATGCCTGTGCTTGGCCCCTCGCACCTGTTTTGAATCCACAGCAGTTGTGGTAGCTACTCTGTTAGCACCACCGTCATTTCCCCAGACTACTCCCCAGGCACAGCCTCTTCAAGAACATCCGTCCCCTCCCCGTCGGCCACCAGGGCCCCTGACCCttccctggggtggaggggcccATGGTtagcagcccctgccctccctgtgccCCACTCTGGGGTGCTCTAGGCAGTTCTTACAAGAAAGCTGTGCTGAGGCTCATTACCAAAGAGCCCCTAAGCACACCCTCCAACCTCCTGACTTCCTCTTACACCCTTTCTCCCCCAGGACCGGCTTCCAAAGACCCCTCCGGATGCATCTGAATATACTAGCATCGCTGCTTTCCTTGGGGTCGGCCACCTTCCTCTTAAGGGCTGGTGCTCATTTACCACTCAACTGTGGCCTCCTTGCCCCTCTCAAGCTGCTAAGGAAGGACAGGACTTTCCCAGCTCACATCTCCCACTCACTAGTTAAGCTTGGGCCCAGAAACTTACTAAACAGCCCCCATGTCACAGCTGGGGAGGACTTGCTTTATGGAATGTAACCACAAACCCACCGGAAGTCCTTCTGCTTTGACCTAGGATCCTAGGGAGACCTCATGCAAACAACACCTTTGGAGGTCAGCCATGTGCCTGAAGTTGGAAAGTGGTTTAGCCCCTGCCATGACTCTGAACTAAAGAAGGTTTTAGGGGCCAGGACACTGAGACCTAGGGGCTTAAGGAACCGGCCCTTAGGCACAGAGTGTACCTGACTGTGACTTTCCCCTCGGTTATGATATTCACTCCTGGCACTAATCCCCTTCTGCCTTGTACTGAAGCTGGGGCAGcgttcccacccctcccccacagtcAGCACAGCATGTCACCAGAAGATGCATGTTAAGCCTTGAATTATTAGTCCCTCGCAATGTCTTTGCTTCTGCGTCCTTAGGGCGGGCACAGGGCCTCTCGCGGGCGGCCGGGAGCCACGGGCCCTTCCCCCGCACTCCCCAGGCCCGCGGGCCAGGGCCTGACACCTGCAGGGGCTGGGCAGGTGCCGTTCATTCTTCTCGAGGGCTGATGTATCTCAAAGCTTCCTGTACTGGTTGCTTTTGAACCTCTTCGTAACGTGAATAGGAGTAGGATGTTACTCCTGAAATACATCTCCAATTTCCGACTATTTAAAAACTGAGCTGTGTTCTCGCGCAGCCAAAGCCAGGCCACCCCAGACCGGCCAGCCGGCTGTTGCCTAGTAACGGCCGCCgtggccccgccccgcgccgtggccccgccccgcgccgtggccccgccccgcgccgtggccccgccccgcgccgtggccccgccccgcgccgtggccccgccccgcgccctaGAGCGTGCGCTGTCAGCCGTCCTCCAGGTCCCGCCCCCGCGGGCGCACGGTGGTGACGTCAGGAGGCCGCGACGCTTCCGGCGCGCTGAGTGGCGGCACCGCTGACCGGCAGCCGGAGCCCGGGGAGCTATGGCCTCTGTGGGGGTGGCCGCCGGCCGACAGGCCGAGGATGCGTTGCCGCCGCTGGCCGAGCCGCCGCTGCCCGAGACGAAGCCGCTGCCGCCGACGCAGCCGCCGCAGCCGGTCTCCGTGCCTCAGCCACAGCCGGGGCCGAGGCCTCCGTCCCCGGCCGGCATGAAGGCGGAAGAGAACTGCTCCTTCCTCCCGCTGGTTCACAACATCATCAAATGGTAAGGGCCCAGAGGGCGGTCCGCACGCCCTCCCGCTGCCCGTCGCGTGCCCGAGCTCCGGGGGCGCCCCGCTTGACAGATGGGGGAGACGGGCCCTGAGGGGGCGGCCTTGCCGAGACCGCATGGAGTCATCCCACCAGTTCAGCCGACTTTGAGTCCCGAGAGTTGCCAGGCCTCGTGCTGGCCAGGCGGTGTTCTTAACGAAGCGGGCCCAGAGACTAAACGCACAGGCTCTGCAGTCAGACTGCTCGTGTGCAGCCTGGTAGCCTGGAACCAGCCAGGCTtctcggagcctcagttttctcacctataattAGAGGTGTCATTTTCCAGCAGATTCAACGGATACGGTCCTCTTTCGCGTGGCGCACTGCTAAGTGCTATGGGATGTGCACGGGAAAGGGAGGGTTTTTCACCCCCACATTGCCCACCACTTGGAAGGAAAAAGGACATGAACAGGAGTAACTCCTAATGCAGAGGGATTATAGGGGTGATGGTGGGAACATTACAGGAAAGGGCCGCTGGCCGGGCTCATCACACCCAGACAGGTGCCACAGCCTTGGCTGTCTCCTTTTGTCCAGTCTTCAGGTTCCCTGACTTTTCAAACTGGTCCTAAAGGGAAAAAGAACCCTCAGCCAAGTCTCCCGACCCCCACATTTGcctaaattatttttactgttaaatGTTGTTTACGTCCGCATGATAACTGGGTGCAAACCCCCGGGCTTTTAACTTTTATTCAACCATTCAAAACCAAAACGAAGTAAACTAAGACAGAATTACTGTCTCAGTAGCATTCACGTGAGCATCAGTGTGCTCTGGAATGTTTGACTGGAGTGGAGTGACGCTCACAACGTGAAAGTCGTTACTGGCCCCAAGGGGCTTGTTCTGAGTTAAGGCAGACTCGGTCTGCTTGCTGTGGGGTGACCTGATGCTTCCCCCACTTTCCAGATGACTGCAAAGCCTTTTTTCTCCCTGGACGTTGACTTCATTTGGCTTCTCTTGGTGGACGCACTGTTTAGAGGGTGAGGCAGGCTCTGTTCTGTTCTCAGAAGTCTGTGGGCGTCCAGTGGCACTTGTAGACAGCAGTGACATAGCAAACACAGATGCAGACCCTGCAGTCCCAGGGCCATGCTGGATTATAAAGGCGTTATCCAGATTTACCCAAATATACTTCCCCCGGTTTTGAGGGAAAATGGACACACTCCGTGTACACACTCTGGGAATGTATTCTTGAGACAGGAGCCAGGCTGGGCCCGGCCTGAAGTCGGAGCTGTAATGCACACTGGAGAGGACATGGGTTTTCAGGTCACACGGTCTCAGATTCACATCTGTGTGCTGATGCTTGCTGGCCTTGGAATCCTAGCAAATATGTAGCCTTTCTAGGCCTTAATTTTCTTATCTCCAAAATATGGATAATAATAGTGAATCTCAAATGATGGGTTCAGATGATAGCTTTATAAGGGACTGGCTGGGTGACATTGGTCAGACAGCTCTGAGTCTCTTTTCCCCTTGTGAAATGGGACTGATCGTACTTAAATCGTAAGATTGCTGGGAGGTGTCCTCCTGGGAAAGATGACAGCTTGGTCACATGTGTTGATCTTTGTTCCCTCTGAAAGGACAGTGaagagttgtttgtttgttttttttttacattgtttttattgagttatagtcattttacaatgttgtgtcaaattccagcgtagagcacaatttttcagttatacatgaacatatatatatattcattgtcacattttattttgctgTGATGAAGAGGTTTTTTTAAGCATAAAACTAAAAGGGACAGGGGAGGAGGTGATTGCCACAAAGTGATGACCAAGGGCTGATCTCCCTCCCAGTCCCAGAAGCAGCTGGAAGCAGCTGCCTTTGACCGTGGCCAACCCCCACATCTCAGGAATGGCAGTGCAGGGATCTCTGGTGAAAGGGCTAAGGGGGACTGAGAACAGGAGGCTTACTTGAAAGTCTGTTTAAGAAGCAGATCCCTGGGGAGCaggggtaatagctcagtggtagagcacatgcttagcacgcaggagGCCTGgactccatccccagagcctccatAAAACACAAGGAGCGAGTCCCCTTAGTCTTGTCCCAGACTGCAAGCATATGGCCCTTCATCTCAGCCGCCAGTGAAAAGCTTGCCCTTTCCCAAGATTtatttttgggaaagaataaGCCAGAGAGCATGTGGGGAACACCAGGCGCACTGCAGGAGCTGGGGGCTAGGGAGCCATGCTGAACAGGGGCTAAGAGAACGTTCACACACTGACTGCTGAGGCTCAGCCCTAACCTTCGCCGCCACTGCCTGCCCCGGCTTCCAGACTGGCAGCCAAAGAAAACAGGTACCTTCTGGGGGGTCTGACCCAGAGGCCCCAGGAACAGTGGGGGCTCCCCAAGAAAGACCTTAGTTCATCCTAAGAAAGTAGAACGTCACTCATCCTGGAACTGCCACTCAGCCGTTTAGTGTTttactcttttttggggggatgggtaattaggcttatttatttgttttagtagaggtactgggaattgaacccaggacctcattcatgctaagcatatgctctaccactgagctgtactctcccccacccccacccccaatttttaCATGTTAGTCTAGGCATGTATTTCAGTTTATAGGCTAATGAGTGAAGGAGACAGAATGGGGTCAGGGCACTTATGGAGAAGAGGCCTTGTGAAGCCTGGAAAAGTCAGACAGAAGGCTTGTTAAGGGGTAGTGCTGGTGATGTGTCTTAAAttgtgggagggaagggggtggggcaggaagcGGGTGGGTGAGGGTGTGATGGCAGGAAACAGCACGGACTCGTGGGGGGTCCACGCGCAGTGTGGTGGGGCGGGGGCATAAGTCCCTAGTGGGAAGGGAGagctggaggggcaggaagaGCCAGGGTCTGGGGCAGTGCACCcccttttgggggtgggggaggtctgTGCCCCCTGGGTGTGTCATCTCAGTGGACAGGCTGGGAGCCCTCGAGGACACTGGGCATTGGCCTGGCCCGTTCACCCAGGCCCTTGATGTCTCCCTTTCTGCAGCTTCCCTGCCGGCCCTTTTATTATTTACTCCTCGCCCAGGGGTGAGCAGGAGAGAAAAAGCTGAAGTGAGCTGAGCCTTTGTAACCTGCAGTGAGCCTCTTTGTGAGCTCTCGAGAATCTCTGTAGAGTATGTTTCTAGCAGCGGAACTTACGAACTTAAAAATTTGATCACTGTTAGCAAATTAGGAAGAATGCACCGATTCGGGCTTCCCATGCCCCTGCCATCACTGTTAGACTGTTTAACCTGGGCGAATCTTCTCGGGCAGAAATGATGTGTTGTGTTAATCTGTGTCTTTTATTACATGAGGCGGAGCATCTGTTCATAAGCAACTTTATATGTCATTTGTGGTTTTTTCTTGTAAGCTGCTCCTGCCTCTTTCTGTGAGTTCTTTGTACAGTAAGGAAAGTATGCCTTCGTCTGTCAAGCGTATTGAAATATTTCCCCCAGTTGTTGCTTTTCTTTGGACTTTGTTCCTGGTTGttagtgtttgttttttgttttagttttttgtggGCTTTGTTTGGTCATTCAGAAGCGGATCCTTTTGTGTAGGCAAGTTTATTAAGCTTTTATGGCCTCTGAGTTCTGGTCCTAGGATAAAGGCCTTCTCACTCTAGTAAAATGGCAGAAATTGATGCCTTTTTCCCAGGACCTTCGTGGGTTCGGTTTTTACTTTCAATCCTGTGATGCTTCTGGAATATATTTGATGTAAGGAGTGAGGGGCAGCCCTCCCCGCTGCTGTTACAGAGGGTGGTTGGTGTCCCTGCGTGAGCCGCCTCCTCTGTCACCCCGCGTCCCGTGCCTTCTGATCTGCTCTTGCACGTTCTGTTCTTCCCTGGCACCAGGCACGTGTCGTCACCTTCCAGGGCTGGTCTCTCTCTCGCCTCCCTCTTGGCTGTGTCTCTCTGCGGCTCGCTCACCTCGCCCGTCCTTTTTCCTGGCAGCCCGTCTGGGATGTGGGGTGCTTTTGGTTACCCAGCATTTAGGCTTTTATCTGCTCCTGTGCCTCCGCGCCCGGCAAGACCACTCATGGTCCAGGCCTTCTAGCCTCTTTTTGATTAGCCTCTCTGCCTTCGCCCTCCTCTCTCTCATTCGTCCTGTGTGTGTGACCGAGGTCATTTTGCTCTGATCGCAAATCCCTGGGGCTCCCTGTTCTGCCCTGGTGGCTCTTCCAGCCTTCAGCCCTCCACTCGTCTTCCAAGGCTGTCTGGCCTATGCACTGAGGCCTGGAGCCCCGAAGCGAGTCATTCTGGCGCAGCAGTTGTTGCCCGGCTCGTGCACCCCCACCCTCCATAGGGGGCCTTCCAGCCTCCCACCCTGCCTTTGCCCAGGAAGATGCCACCTCCTGCTGCCCCTGACTCCTGCCACCTCCTGGCAGGGGATGCCCTGCCCAGTGTCAGAGAGGAGCTCTCGGGCCCTCAGCACTTCAGTCCCTGTTGGTGTCTTTCCCGTAGTTGAATGAAAGGTTAAAACTACACGTTTGTGTCATTGTTAAAGactaaggaaagggaaaagaaaagtctTATTTTTATGCCTGTAAGAAATGACCCCAGCTCCTTGAGGCCTTCCCTGGTATGTTCAGAAGCTGCATTAGAGAAAGACGTGCCTTATTGTCGAGGAGGAATGAAGTGAGGCCTTTTGGATCGGGGGAAGTTACCATGTTTTTCCCCTTCAAACTTGCCACATCTAATCCGCATGGGGAACCAAGTGTCCCAGCCCAGGAGCCCTGAATCGCGGTTGTCAGGCTGTCTCAACAGGTACAATATGCTGTCACCGTGTACTTTTTGCGGTTTGCATGGATACGCCCAGCGTCTTTGACTCAGCGGGGCAGTTCATGTGGCGGCTCCTGATCTGTCACCCCACGTGGGGCTGGGCCGCGGCCCGCCAGCAAGACCCAGAGCCGCAGGCCCTCTGTGGTGGGAGCAGGCTGGGGCTGACCCGCTTCTTCCCCCGCCAGGGCCTGTCCATGGCCCAGCCCTCCACGCCCACAGAGCCCGGGAGTGACCCAGGGCGCTGCAGCTTGCCTGTGGCCTCTGCCATTCCCTGTCTTCCCCTTTGGCCAAATCCTGGTGAAAGGCTGCGCCCAGATGGGGACTGTTGACGGACTGTTGGGAGGAACTCTTCCTGGGCCGCTCACAGACCTGTTTACTACTCTGCCACTGCCCTCCACCCGCCTGCCTGGTTCCCAAGCGCCTGCCCAAGGCAGCGGGGAACCAAGGAGGCAGCAGCCCGGCAGCAGCGGGGGTGCCCATGCTGGGTCCTGGGGATAGAGGGCACTGTGCCTGGAGAGGCCCGAGGGGCTGGGGTGGTTCTTTCATCCTGGCCCGGAAGTGGGGGGTGGCCCACTGCCCCATCCCCCTGGGGACAGCCTGAAAAACGGACACGGTCGCCCCTCAGCTCAGCTTCCCTCAGGGCAGCCTTCTCACGTGGCTCCTCCTTTATTACCTGAAGACTGTCTCCTTTACTCAAGCTCCCCAGGTAGAGGGCGGGCAGCTCCTGAGATGTGGGTTTTCAGAAACAGGCATCTTCAACATGGCTCACTTTTACTTTCAGAATTAAGTCTTCTTTTGGGCCAGCTTATATTTGCCTCCAGAGCTGGATTGTCATAACTTCTCCCACATTTTTATCTCAcgtgtttttgcttgtttttactgTGACCTTTCAGACTTAAGTGCTGTGAATCAGTTTTcttaaaactatattttaatttcagaagtCCAGGTGGTGTCTGTTCAGAGTTTTAGATCTGAGCTGAGACATGAAAGAATTAGGAGACGGCCCCTCAGAGCTGGGCTGAGGTGCACCACGGACAGTCTGCCTCACTCTGGGGAGGGCTGCAAATGACAGCAAGAACTGTTGGCTGGCCGTTTGTTCCCGGAGTAAACAATTGTTTCTACGAATCTTGCCTGAGTTTGAGCTGTTGATAAATAGTGAGCAGGCCCTGGTGCGTCTTGCTTGCCAAGAGTGAGCCGTAACCAGCAGATCACCAGGAAAGATGGATATTCTGTCTGCGTAAGCGGAGAAATGATTAGTAATAAACATGAATTAACACCATCTGGGTTGAAGTTTCCCATAAGCAAAGAACATTTATTAGAAGAAATAAGTAGTCATTGACAGTTTTTGCCTCTATTCTCTCAATGGGTGATTTTTAAAACCGCCTGTGAATCGGCTTTTAGATTTTAGTCTCAGCTGCCTGTTTCAAAAGCTCTTCCATCCAtttactaacttttaaaaaatgggtggGAGCAACCGGCAGGCTGTTTCTTTGACCGAAGGTGAGCGTTTTGTTCTTGCTGTTTCTGATTTAGCAGTGACAGGGACCATGGGTCTCTGGGCAGGTGATAACAGCTGTGACACGGAGGGTATGATCCTGCCTTTAGAATGAGCCTGACCCAAAGGCGAGCGGTCTGCATGGCTG
This is a stretch of genomic DNA from Camelus bactrianus isolate YW-2024 breed Bactrian camel chromosome 16, ASM4877302v1, whole genome shotgun sequence. It encodes these proteins:
- the MED9 gene encoding mediator of RNA polymerase II transcription subunit 9; translated protein: MASVGVAAGRQAEDALPPLAEPPLPETKPLPPTQPPQPVSVPQPQPGPRPPSPAGMKAEENCSFLPLVHNIIKCMDKDSPDIHQDLNALKTKFQEMRKVISAMPGTHLSPEQQQQQLLSLREQVRTKSELLQKYKSLCMFEIPKE